The nucleotide sequence AAGTGGCAACCAGAGGGTGGAAATTGGATACCGGACGTGAGCCGGTGGAATTTGCGCGCGATATGATGAAATTGGGTGTCAGAAGCTTTGTTTTTACCGATATCCGCCGTGATGGTACGCTAACCGAACCTAATTTTGTAGCCCTTTTTGAACTGATTAATTCGATTAAGGCTTCTGTAATCGCCTCCGGCGGGGTCGCTAATATTACGCATCTGAAATTACTTAAAAAAATCGGGGCTTCGGGGGCGATTATTGGCAAAGCACTTTATACTAAAGATATCAATTTAAAACAGGCGTTGGACGAACTGGATAAATAAAAACGGTTTCAATCTGTCCGGCGCCAAACACAAATAATAAGTAATTGAAATTATAAACAGAAGGAGAAAATATTTTGGCAGACAATCTTAAACTTGATCCGCAGGGGCTGCTTCCGGCAATTATTCAGGATGCCGATACCAACGAGGTGTTAATGCTTGGCTATATGAATCCGGAATCTTTTGAACTGACCCGCACCAAAGGCGAAGCTTGGTTTTACAGCCGCAGCCGCCAAGAGCTCTGGAACAAGGGCGCTACTTCCGGTAACAAATTATTGGTTAAAGAAATGTGGTTAGACTGCGATAACGACACCGTTCTCGTAAAGGCTAAACCCTTGGGGCCGGTATGTCACACGGGCGAGCGAACTTGCTTTTTTACAAAAATCGAAACAGATTTTTAGTTTTTGATTAAAAATAAAACGGAAACAAAAAAGAGGCAGATTATTTAATCTGCCTCTTTCATTATACCTTTTTTGCTTTGCTTTATTTTCTGTTGTAACGCTGATTGAAGCGTTCAACACGGCCGGCGGTATCGATAATTCTGCGTTCGCCGGTAAAGAACGGGTGGCACTTGCTGCAAAGCTCAACTTTCATTTCTTTTTTGGTTGAGCCAAGTTCAAATTCATTCCCGCAGGAACATCTAACCGTTGCATCTGAATAATAAGTAGGGTGAATTTTTTCCTTCATAATTATTTAACCAGTGTAAACACTGACCTTCCTTCTTTTATCGGTTGCCGGTTCGTATTTAACGACACCGTCTATTAAAGCGAAAAGGGTGTGATCCCTGCCAACTCCGACGTTATTGCCAGGTTTGATGCGGGTTCCCCTTTGTCTTACTAAAATGGTGCCGGCATTTACCTTTTCATCGGCAAATCTTTTAACGCCCAGCATCTTAGGTTTGCTATCGCGACCGTTGCGTGTAGAACCGCCGCCTTTTTTATGAGCCATTTAAAACACCCTCCGGTTGAACAATCTCACCAATAGACAGCTCGGTATACATTTGGCGATGGCCTGTTTTCTTGCTGCTTCTTGTCTTGTTCTTGTACTTAAAGACAATGATTTTTTTATCTTTGCCCTGACTTTTTACTTTGGCAACCACTTTCGCTCCCTCAATCGTGGGCTTGCCTACAATTTGTTGCTCTCCGGCAATCATCAATACTTTATCCAGCTCGACAGTATCGCCTTCGGCAGCGGTCATACGAGCAACTTTAATGCTCTGACCGGGAGCTACTTTATACTGTTTTCCGCCGGTTTCAATTATAGCGTAAATTTTGGTAAACCTCCCTCAATAAAACACTTCATTCTATCAGTTAGCAACGATTGGTGTCAACTGTAGTTTTGTTCCACAAATCGGTTACTGTTTTCTTTAAATCAATAAGCGGTATATCGGTATCAATAACAACATCGGCCGCCCTTTGTTTCTCTTCCGAGGGCATTTGCAGCTGCATTCGTTCTAAAATACTGTCCTCCGTCATCCCCCTTTTTCCCAGCCGTGCCATTACCACGTCTTTCGGGGCAACGGTGACCCAGATTTCGTTAACCCTCTCTCTCCAGCCGGCTTCGATAAGCAGGGGCGCTTCGATTACCGCTGTTTGAACACCCTTTTGGCGGTAATCTTCTAAAATCGCCTCTATGTTTTTGTAAATAACGGGGTGAACAAGCATATTCAGTTTTGCGGTTAGGGTAGCATCTTTAAAAACAATGTCGGCAAGTTTTTTACGGTCTATACGGCTTTTTGCGTTAAGCACTTGAGCCCCAAAGAGCGATACTACTTCCGCATGTACCTCACCGTCGTTTTCAAGCACGTCATGCCCGATTTGGTCGGCATCCAAAACGATAGCCCCCAGTTCCTTTAAAAAAGCGGCAACCGTGCTTTTACCGCTTCCGATACCGCCGGTTAATCCGATAACTTTCATAACTTAAACCTTTAAAATTCAACCCTCAAAACAGGCTGGCTTTACATAAAGCCCAGCATCTGGATTCCGCTTATAATCATGCTGACGGCGATTGCCGCCAAAAGTAAGCTAAATACCTTCGAAATGGCGCTAAGCCCGCCTTTACCCAAAAAGTGGCTTAACTTATTACCCGCCATGAAAATAATCCAGGCAATAAACATATTAACGGCAAAGGATAAAAGCACAATATAAAGAGGGAATTGCATTGCCAAAAGCAGCAGCGTTGCAATGGTTGCCGGCCCTGCCGTTAGGGGCGTACCGATTGGCACAATTGCAACCATTTCCCCTTTTTCGATATCCACCATTTGCCCGGTAATAATCAGTTTTATTGAAAGAACCAGCAATATTAACCCGCCGGCAATTGCAAAC is from Dehalococcoidales bacterium and encodes:
- the hisI gene encoding phosphoribosyl-AMP cyclohydrolase, whose translation is MADNLKLDPQGLLPAIIQDADTNEVLMLGYMNPESFELTRTKGEAWFYSRSRQELWNKGATSGNKLLVKEMWLDCDNDTVLVKAKPLGPVCHTGERTCFFTKIETDF
- the rpmE gene encoding 50S ribosomal protein L31; translated protein: MKEKIHPTYYSDATVRCSCGNEFELGSTKKEMKVELCSKCHPFFTGERRIIDTAGRVERFNQRYNRK
- the rpmA gene encoding 50S ribosomal protein L27 → MAHKKGGGSTRNGRDSKPKMLGVKRFADEKVNAGTILVRQRGTRIKPGNNVGVGRDHTLFALIDGVVKYEPATDKRRKVSVYTG
- the rplU gene encoding 50S ribosomal protein L21 produces the protein MYAIIETGGKQYKVAPGQSIKVARMTAAEGDTVELDKVLMIAGEQQIVGKPTIEGAKVVAKVKSQGKDKKIIVFKYKNKTRSSKKTGHRQMYTELSIGEIVQPEGVLNGS
- the coaE gene encoding dephospho-CoA kinase (Dephospho-CoA kinase (CoaE) performs the final step in coenzyme A biosynthesis.), translating into MKVIGLTGGIGSGKSTVAAFLKELGAIVLDADQIGHDVLENDGEVHAEVVSLFGAQVLNAKSRIDRKKLADIVFKDATLTAKLNMLVHPVIYKNIEAILEDYRQKGVQTAVIEAPLLIEAGWRERVNEIWVTVAPKDVVMARLGKRGMTEDSILERMQLQMPSEEKQRAADVVIDTDIPLIDLKKTVTDLWNKTTVDTNRC
- a CDS encoding MarC family protein, which codes for MAEFWHNFVLTFVPLFIVIDALGTLPILISFGEEMTLRERRKMINTATITAIAVGLAFLFFGQFILTVMGISVGAFAIAGGLILLVLSIKLIITGQMVDIEKGEMVAIVPIGTPLTAGPATIATLLLLAMQFPLYIVLLSFAVNMFIAWIIFMAGNKLSHFLGKGGLSAISKVFSLLLAAIAVSMIISGIQMLGFM